ACCCGGGACATCACCGAACGCAAGGAGCGCGAACGGGAGCTGAAACTCCGAGATCGGGCGATTTCGGAAGCACCCATCGGCATCACGATCGCCGACCGGACGCGACCGAACACGCCCGTCGTCTACGCGAACGATGGGTTCCGGGAACTCACCGGCTACGACGGGACGGCGATCGAGGGCCGACCGCTGACCCACCTCGTGAGCGAGGAGACCGACCGGGCGAAGCGGGCCGAACTCGAGGCCGCGATCGACGGCGAGGACGACGCCACGGTCGAACTCCTGCTCGCCCGACGGGACGAGACGCCGTTCTGGGGCCGGGTCAGCGTCGCACCGGTCAAAGACGAGGACGGCGACGTGACACACACCGTCGGGTTCCTGCAGGACATCACCGAACCCAAAGAGTACGAGCAGTGGATCGAGCGGCGGTTCGACGAGTTCAGCGAGGTCCTCGCCGAGGACCTCCGGGACCCGCTCCGGGAGGCACAGGCCCAGCTATCGACCGCCCGTGACGCCGGCGACGAGCAGGCCCTAGACGCCGCCGAAGACTGGCTCGACCGTGCCGAGGACCTCCTCGACGACCTGACGACGGTCCACTCCTTCTCGGTCAAGTCACGCGACGTCTCCGAGGCAGCGCGGCGGGGCTCCCGCGGCAGCGAGTGACGACCCCGGCCGCCACATTCCGATGTTATCACCCGTGATAGCGGCGAGCGAACGTATTTGTAGATCCACAACCAGAGACTAGTTGATATCAGTTTAATCGCTGTACGGAACCATGAGGGAGACACAACCTGTCGTTCTCGTCGTCGAGAACAACGCGACTCGGGCGGAGCTCTACGAGCTGTGGCTCGCGGAGTGTACGGTCCGTATCGCGGTGACGAAGCGGCAGGTCGCCGAGACGTTCGACGACGACGTGGACGTCGTCGTTCTGGCCGAGGAGTTCGGGGACGGTGCAGCCGCGAACGTACTGGAGCTGGTCCGGGCCCGAGGCGGGTACTGTGAGGTCGTGACGACGACGGCCGACCGGAACAGATCGTTCCCGGAGCTCGACGTCGACCATCACCTCGCGAAACCCGTCTTCGAGGACGAACTCCGGTCGCTGGTCGACCGCCTCGCGCGCCGGACACGGTTCCGGGAGACGGTGATCGAGTACTACAGACGGACGACACAGCTCGCCTCGGCCGAGGTCGGCGCGACGGCCGGCGAGAGCGACCTGCCGGACCGGGAGTCGCTCGAACGACGGGTTCGAAGGCTCAAAGAAAGGTTCGAGCGGCTCCGGGGAGCGATGGACGTCGACGACATCCACGCCGTCCTCGACACGATCCGCCAGACCCGGGGGCCGAGCCGAGAGCCCGACGGCGAGAGCAAGTACGCACCCAACAAGTGCGTCAACTGCGGCAACGAGTGGGGCATCGGTCCGGGCGATAACCCTGCACGCGGGTACAGGCGTCTCGGGTCGTACGTCTGGCGCTGTACCGACTGTGGTCACGTCCAGATGCAGACCGACCCCAGCCACCAGCGCCTCGCTCCGTACCACTGACACCTCACCGTTCGGGGCGGGGGAAGCTACTTTAGCCGGTCGACTATATACCGGAGCATGACATCCGAATCGCTCGCCGATCTGGACGAAGTGGTCCACGAACCGAGTCAGGAGTTCGTCGAGTCCACCAACGTGTGGGAGTTCATGCAGACCCACGGGATCGACGACTACGAGGCACTGATCGAGCGGACCACGACCGACATCGAGGGTGAACCCGACTCCGGCGTCGACTGGTTCTGGGACGAACTCGTCGACTACCTCGACATCGAGTTCTACGAGGACTACGACACGGTTCGCGATGATACGGATGGCCCGCAGTTCACCGACTGGTACCCCGGCGGCGAACTCAACCTCGCCCACAACGTCGTCGACCGCCACGCCGCCGCCGACAACGAGCGCCGGAACAAGGTCGCGACCATCTGGGAGGGCGAAGACGGCGAGGTCCGGGAGGTCACCTACCACGAACTCCACCGGCAGGCCAATCAGGTGGCCAACGCCCTCGAAGAACGGGATATCGGGACCGGCGACACCGTGGGCCTCTACATGCCGATGGTCCCCGAGGTCGTCTCGATCCTCTACGGCTGTTTCAAGGCCGGCGCGATCGCCGTCCCCATCTTCTCCGGGTTCGGCGTCGACGCCACCGCCACCCGCCTCGAGGACCCCGAGTGCTCGGTTCTCTTCACCGGCGACGGCTTCCTCCGCCGGGGCGACCCGGTGACGCTCAAGGAGACCGCCGACGAGGCCATCGAGCAGGCCGACACAGAGGTAGAGTCGGTGATCGTCTACGACCGACTGGGAGCAGACATACCGATCACCGACGGCCGCGACGAGTGGTGGGCCGACGCCGTCGCCACCCAGTCCGACGAGTACGACACCAAGTCCCTTCCGAGCGACCAGGAGTCGATGCTGCTGTACTCCTCGGGGACCACCGGCAAGCCCAAAGGGATCGTCCACACCCACGCCGGCGTCCAGACCCAGTGTGCCAAGGAACTGTACTTCGGGTTCGACCTGCAGCCCTCGGATCGGTTCTTCTGGGTTTCGGATATCGGCTGGATGATGGGGCCGTGGACGCTGATCGGCAACCACACCTTCGGCGGAACGATCTTCATGTACGAGGGTGCACCGGACCACCCCGAACCCGACCGGTTCTGGGAGATGATCGACCGCCACTCCCTCACCCAGTTCGGTATCTCCCCGACTGCGATCCGGGCGCTCCGCAAGCAAGGCGACGAGTGGGTCGAGGGTCACGACCTCTCCTCGCTTCGACTCCTGGGGTCGACGGGCGAACCGTGGGATCCCGAGTCCTGGCTGTGGTTCCACGAGAACGTCGGCGGCGGCGACACGCCCATCATCAACATCAGCGGCGGCACCGAGATCTGTGGCTGTTTCCTGATGCCCCTGCCGATCAACGACCTCAAACCCTGCACCCTCGGCGGGCCGGGACTGGGTATGGACATCGACATCGTCGACGCCACCGGCGAGTCGATCAAGGAGGACCACGAGCGGGGCTATCTGGTCGCGCGTGACTCCTGTCCCTCGATGACGAAATCCCTCTGGAGCGGCGACGAGCGCTACCTGAACGAGTACTGGTCGCGGTGGGACGACCTCTGGAACCACGGCGACTGGGCCCAGAAGGACGAGGACGGTTTCTGGTTCCTCCACGGCCGGGCCGACGACACCCTCAACGTCGCCGGCCGCAAAGTGGGGCCGGCCGAGGTCGAGGGCGCATCGATGGACCACGAGGCCGTCAATCAGGCCGCCGCCATCGGTGCCGACGACGACACCACCGGTACCGCCGTCGTCCTCTACGTCATCGTCGAGGACGGGATCGAGGAGACGGACGCCCTCCGCGAGGAGATCCGCACACAGGTGGGCGAGGAACTGGGCAAACCGTTCCGCCCCCGCGAGGTCCTGTTCGTCGAGGAGTTCCCCAAGACCCAGTCGGGCAAGATCATCCGCCGGGCCGTCCAGGCCACCTACGAGGACGAGGATCTGGGAGATCTCTCCTCGATCGAGAACCCCGACGCACTGGACGCCATCGAGGACGCCCGCTAGGTGATCGGCCCGTCAGAGCACCACGTCGTCTGGGTCGAGCGTCGGCGCGTCCCCCTCAGCACCGACCACGAGCGTCGGCTCGGGTCCGGTCTCTGCCAGCAGGATCGACGCGCCGACCTGCAAGGGCGCGAGCACGCCCGCGACGAGCGTTCCGGGTCGGGTGAGCGACGCACGGACCGCGACGGCGTCTCCGTCGGCCAGGTCCCGCTCGTCGACGACCCGTTCGGCGGCAGCGAGCAGGGCCTCGTGAGTGTAGGTTTCGTCGGCCGTCGACAGCGCCGACTGGTCCGGCCTCACCCTGTCCGGCGGCATCGTCGGGTTCTCGCTCCAGATGTCCCGCTCGAAGTGGATCACGTCCGGATCGGACGGTTCGTCCCCATAGCCCACGCGCTTGGTTCCCGGGTCGACCGTCAGCGATTCGACCGCCGCGACTGGACCGACGACGATCCGAGCGTCGGCTTCCGGCGGCAGGCCGAACCGTACGGGCGCACCCAGAAGCGCTGCACCGAAGAACGCGAGCAGCGACTGTGGCGTCGGGTCGGCCGCGACGCCGACGCCCCGGCCCGGACCCACGCCGTGGTAGCGGAACAGACTCGCCGCCTTCCAGGCGTCGGTACAGAACTTGTGTGCGGTGTAGGGCTGGGCCCCGTCGCCGTACACCAGCGGCTCTTTCACCCGACGCTCGCGCGCGACGAGATCGCCGATAACGTCCATACCGATCGTTACCGCCGGGCCCGCTTAAGTCGTCTGTCACGGTTCGGCCGTTCGGAGCCACTCTCGAACGAATCACCCGGACCGAAAAGCGGCGCGAGGCCACCAGGGGGGAAGGGGTGGATACGAGTACGTTACCGGTACCGACCCCGCGCCGATTTCACGTCCGTACTTGATAATAATAAATCTAATCGTACCAGAACTATCGGTCGATTGACTCCAGAAGGCCGGCTGTAGACTGGCGGCTCAGAAGCTGTTTTTCAGTCGCTCGAAAAAGCCCTGTTCGACGTCGACTTCCTCGCCGCCGGCTTCGGCGAACGCCTCCAGCGCCTCGCGTTGCTCGTCGTTCAGGCTGTCGGGCGTGACGACCCGGACCCGCACGAACATGTCGCCGTTCCCGCGGCCCCGGAGTTGGGGCATCCCCTTGCCGTCGAGTCTGAAGACTTCGCCGCTCTGGGTGTGTTTCGGCACGTCGAGTTCGACGGCCCCGTCGAGCGTCGACACCTCCACCGTGTCGCCGAACACCGCCTGCGGGAAGGAGATCGCGTACTCGTGATAGAGGTCGTCGCCCTCCCGGTCGAACTCGGGATGGTCCTCGATCGACACCTCGATCAGCAGGTCACCGCTTGGCCCACCGCCCTCGGCTGGCGCGCCCTCGCCCTCCATCCGGAGGGTCTGGCCGTCCCGGATCCCGGCGGGCACGTCCACGGAGAGGGTCACCTCGTTGCGGACCTGTCCCTTCCCGCGGCAGGTATCACAGGTCTCGCTGTAGAGCGTGCCCTCGCCCCCACAGCGCTGACAGGTCGTCGTCTGCTGGACCCGGCCCATCGGCGTCTGCTGAACGCGCGTCACCTGTCCGCGACCCTCACACTCCGGACAGGTGCGGGAGTCGCTGTCCGGCGGATGTCCGTCGCCGTGACAGTCGGGACAGTTCTCGGGTCGCGTGATGACGAGTTGTTTCTCGACGCCGCTCGCGGCTTCTTCGAGCGTGATCGAGAGGTCGGTCCGGAGATCCGTGCCCTGTCGAGCACCGCCGCGACCGCCCCCGCCGCCGAAGAACTGCTCGAAGATGTCGCCCATATCGCCGAATGGACCGCCCTGTCCGAAGGGGTCGCCACCCGCGCCGCGCTGGCCGCGGGCACCGCCACCACCGCTGAACCCACCCTGTTTCTGGGCCTGCTCGAACCGCTCGTGGCCCATGCGGTCGTAGGCCTGCCGTTTCTCCTCGTCCGTGAGGACCTCCTTGGCCGTCTTGGCTTTCTTGAACTTCTCTTCGGCGTTCGGATCGTCGCTCACGTCAGGATGGTACTCCCGTGCTTTCTCCCGGTAGGCCTGCTTGATCTCGTCCTCGCTGGCGTCTCGCGACACCCCGAGTACGTCGTAGAAATCCTCGCTCATTCGTTGTCCCACCCTATTCGATTGAGATACTTGAAAAGAACGGGTCCGTCAACGCGGCAGCCAGTCCGCCCTACGACCGCAGGTCCGCGTCGAGAACCATCACGACCGCAGCGAACAACACCCCGACCGCCACGATCGACGGCGATACCGCACCGAACACCGGCGTCTCCCGGACCACCTTCTGCACCGGAACCCCGAGCCACGCCACCGCCAACACGAAGACGATTCCCCCACCGACAACCGCGACCCCACCGCAGTACACCAGCCACTTTGTGGTCGCTACAACCCCCACCAGCATCTCCCGACCGTCCATCGTTTCGAGTTCAGTTTCTGACAACCAAAAGTATTATCCTGAATATATGTATGCCTTTATAGTCAGCCACAGCGCGACACGTTCCGCTCGACTTCCGAGCCGACGAAGACTCGTCATTTCAGTCCTCGTCCACCTCGAAAAACTCCCTCCGGTCGTTTTTCGAGACACCGATAGACTCACTTCGTTCGTCTATCGAGCCGACGAAAGCGACTCCTCGTGTTACTCGTCGTCGCTTTCGTCGACGTCCTCGAAGTCCGCATCGACGTACTCCTCGTCGCCGCCGTCCGCACCCGGACCAGCACCGCCCGGGCCGGGACCGGCTCCCGCACCGGGACCAGCACCCGCAGCGCCTGCGCCGCCGGGACCAGCACCGCCGGCAGCCTGCTGGGCCTGCTCCTGGTACATCTGCTTGCCGATCTCCTGCAGTTCCTCCGAGAGACTCTCGGTCGCCGATTCGAGGGCGTCCGACGCCGTCTCCAGTTCCTCACTGTCGACGTTTTCGTACTCGTCGAGGGCCTCCTGCACGCGGTCGATCTCGGCCTCGATATCGCTCTCGAGCTCCTCGTCGATCTCCTCTTCGTTCTCGTCGAGTAGCTTCTCCGCGCGCTGGATGGCCGACTCGGCCTCGTTACGTGCCTCCACGAAGTCGCGGCGCTTCTGGTCTTCCTCGGCGTGTTCCTCGGCTTCCTCCTGCATCTCCTCGATCTGCTCGTCGCTGAGGCCCGCGCCGCCCTCGATGGTGATCGACTCGGCGTTGCCCGATCCCTTGTCCTCGGCCTCGACGTTGACGATACCGTTCTCGTCGATGTTGAAGCCGACCTCGATCTGGGGCGTTCCAGCCGGAGCCGGGGGGATGCCTGTCAGCTGGAACTCACCCAGCAACTCGTTCTCCTCGGCCATCTCGCGTTCGCCCTGGAACACCCGGACCTGCACGGAGGTCTGGTTGTCCGCGGCCGTGGTGAAGATCTTCGACTCCTCCGTGGGAATCGTTGTGTTCTTCTCGATCAGGCGCTCGAACAGGCCGCCCTTGACCTCGATCCCGAGCGAGAGGGGCGTCACGTCCAGCAGGACGATGTCGTCCACGTCGCCGGAGAGGACACCACCCTGAATGGCCGCACCCAGCGCGACGGCCTCGTCCGGGTTGACGTTCTTCTTGGGCTCCTGGCCGGTCAGTTCCTCGACCTTGTCCTGGATCATCGGCATCCGGGTCGAGCCACCCACGAGCAGGACCTCGTCGATGTCGCCCTTGGCGTAGCCGGCGTCCTCGAGGGCCTGCTCGGTCGGGCCGACCGTTCGCTCCACGAGGTCCTCGGTCAGGGACTCGAACTTGGCGCGGGTGATCTTCTGTTCGAGGTCCTTCGGGCCGTCGTCGTCGGCCGCGATGAAGGGCAGGTTGACCGTGGTCTCTTTGCGGTTCGACAGTTCGATCTTCGCCTCCTCGGCGGCCTCGGTCAGCCGCTGGAGGGCCTGCCGGTCGTCACGGAGGTCGATCCCGTGTTCGGACTCGAACTCGTCGGCGAGGTAGTCGATGATGGCCTCGTCCCAGTCGTCCCCACCGAGGTCGTTGTCACCGTTGGTGGCGACGACCTCGTAGACGCCGCCGCCGAGATCCAGAATAGAGACGTCGAAGGTACCGCCACCGAGGTCGTACACCAGTACCGTCTGGTCGGACTCGTCGTCGAGGCCGTAGGCCATCGACGCGGCGGTCGGTTCGTTGATGATGCGTTCGACCTCGAAGCCGGCGATCTCGCCGGCGTCCTTCGTGGCCTGGCGCTGGCGGTCGCTGAAGTACGCGGGGACCGTGATGACGGCTTTCTCGATCTCGTCACCGAGATACTCTTCCGCGTCGCGTTTGATCTTCTGGAGGGTCATCGCCGAGACCTGTTCGGGGGTGTACTCCTCCCCGTTCATCTCGACGGTGTAGTCGTCCTCGCCCATGTGGCGCTTGATGGACTGGATCGTGTTCTCGGGGTTCTGGACGGCCTGGTTCTTGGCCGGCTTCCCGACGAGTTGCTCGCCGTCCTCGGTGAAGGCGACGATCGACGGTGTCGTCCGCTCGCCTTCGCTGTTGACGATGATCTCCGGGTCGTCCCCCTCCATCACCGCGAAAGCGCTGTTGGTGGTACCGAGGTCGATACCGAGAATCTTGTTGCTCGCCATTGTTGTCCCCACCTACCGGTCTGAATCGGTTAAAAGTTGCTAGATTAGAGAGAGTCGAACCCGACCGCTCCCAACTGCTTCCGGCGTTTTAGTCCACGACGCCGGACAGTGACCGGGAGTTATATTACGTACCGCATTCAGCGCGGAGCGGGACGACCCCCGCTCCGCTATCGGCGTCACTCTTCGCTGACGGTGATCTGTGCCGCCCGGATCACCTTCTCGGCCATCTCGTAGCCGGGACGGTGGACCTCCGCGATGGTACCGGCTGGCTGATCGGACTCGACACGGAGCAGAACCTCGTGGCGCTGAGGATCGACCTCCTCGCCCGGTTCTGGGTCGATCTCCTCGACGTTCTCCTGTCGCAGTTCCTCGTCGAACTGGCGCAGCGTGGCCTCGATGCCGTCCCGGATGTCGGCGTCCTCGTCCTGTTCGAGCGCTCGTTTCAGATTGTCTCGCACGTCGAGCAGGCGCTCGACCAGGTCCTCGGTGGCCCGCTGTTTCTCCTCCTCGCGGCGCTTTTTCATCCGCTTCTTGTAGTTCTGGAAGTCCGCTTTCGTCCGGGCGAGTTTCGACTCCAGTTCGTCGGCTTCTTCCTCGCGTTCCTGTACCTCCGATTCCAGTGAGTCGACGCGCATCCGGAGCGACGCGATCTCGTTGGCCAACTGTTCGTCGTCTGTGGACTCGACGCGGTCGAGCAGGTCGTCGCCGGCCTCGAACTCCGCGGTACCGTCGCTCTCGTCGTCGTCCTCGGCCACGTCGTCGAGCGTCTCCCACTCGTCGGCCGTGGTCTCGTCGGCGGACACCTCGTCGGGGGTTGCGTCCGCCGCGTCCTCGGGTGCCGACTCGTCGGCGTCGTCCGTGTCGGAGGCGTCCTGCTCGCTCATGTCCGGACAGTGCCCACCGACGGGTAAAAGGGTTCAGAAATCCGTCCCGGCAACCGGACGCCACGGTTCACGGCCGGACTGCGAACGCGTCCGGATTGTACCGCAACGCGTCCTCGACGGCCCGCCAGTCGCCCCGATCACTGAGGGCGTACCGGGCGAGCGCCGGGTTGCGGATCAGTTCGAGTTCGGCCAGCCGCAACCTGTCGGGCGCGTACAGATCCGCCCAGTCGAGCCGTCGCATCCGTTCCTCCCGGTCGCTCTCGGCCTCGAACGTGAGCCGTCCGCCGTCGACCTCGATGGTCCCGAACTGGTACCGCGTCCACGCGAGATACTCGTCGAACGGCACCGTCTCGGTCGGCTCGCCCTCACGCCGGTACTGGGCGCGAAACCGCTGGTGTGGCTCGTCGCCTCCCCAGAGGTGTCCGCGCGCGAGGAGTTTGACCCGCCCGTCGGTCTCGACCGCGAGGTGGTAGTCGATCCGTACCCGGTCGTACTCCCGCGTCCGGAACGCCTCGGTCACCGACGGCCCCTGCAACAGCAGTTTGTCGGTCCGCTCGAACGGGCGGGGCGTGTCCAGCGCCCGCTCGTAGACCGACGTACACGACCGCTCCGCCGTCGCGTCCCCGGCCCACGTCTCGGGGTCCGTCTCGTGCGGGTCGACCCAGGGCATACCCGTGGCTACGAGTCGGCAACATTTGTCGATTTCGGCGCATGTGGTCGACCACGGCGATCTCGGTCGGCAGACGGTGGGTTCTTTCGGACCCCCGACGTAGCCGCGGCCGTGCTGCGGTTGACCTTCGAGGACGGGACCGTTCGACTGGCCGGCGACGTACCGACGGGGCTGCCCGGCGTCGAACGCGACCCGCGCTCACAGACCGGGCGCGCACCGGCGGTCCGGTACCACGAACTCCGGCGGGCGCTCGACGACCGCGGCGTCGAGTACGAGGACCGCGTGCTCGACCGCCAGTCCCTCGATCTGTCCGCCACCTACGAACTCCGCGAGTACCAGCGGGACGCCCTCGACGCCTGGCTGGACACGGACGACGCGGTGAGCGAGGGAGCAGACGGTGGCGGCGACCGCCCCCCGGCACCGCGGGGCGTCCTCGAACTCCCGACGGGGAGCGGGAAGACCGTCATCGGCATCGAGGCCATCGAGACCCTGGGCGTGCCGACGCTCGTGGTGGTCCCGACCATCGACCTGCTGGAGCAGTGGCGCGAGGAACTGAAGCGGGAGTTCGACGTACCGGTCGGGCAGTTCGGCGGCGGCGAACAGCGGGGCGAGACACTGACGGTGGCAACCTACGACTCGGCGTACCTCCGGGCCGACGACGTTGGCGACCGATTCGGCCTGCTCGTCTTCGACGAGGTGCACCACCTCGGGGGCGAGGGGTATCGCGACATCGGTCGGCTGTTCGCCGCGCCCGCCCGCCTCGGTCTGACCGCGACTTTCGAGCGCCCCGACGGCGCACACGAGGTGATCGAAGACCTCGTCGGCCCGGTCGTCTACCGCCTCGACGCCGACGACCTCGCGGGCGACCACCTCGCGGAGTACGACCTGAAACGGATCGAAGTGGCGCTCACCTCCGAAGAGCGCGAGGCCTACGAGCGCGAGCAGGGAACCTTCACCGACTACCTCGCCCAGTCGAACATCCAGCTGCGGAGCGGGAGCGACTACCAGGAACTCGTCAAGCGGTCGGGAACCGACCCACGAGCCCGGGAGGCGCTACTGGCCAAACAGCGTGCCCGCGAGATCATGATGAACGCCGACCGCAAAGTCGAGGAACTGGCGGGCATCCTCGACCGCCACCGCGAGGATCGGGTGATCGTCTTCACCGCCCACACCGACCTCGTCTATCGCCTCTCCGAGCGATTCCTCGTTCCGGCTATCACGGGAGAGACGGCCGCCGACGAACGCCGGGAGATCCTCTCACGGTTCCGGGAGGGGACGTACTCGACGGTCGTGACGGCGAACGTCCTCAACGAGGGGATCGACGTACCCGACGCCAACGTCGCGGTCGTCCTCTCGGGGAGCGGGAGCGAACGGGAGTTCACCCAGCGACTCGGGCGGATCCTCCGGCCGAAGGAGAGCGAGGCCGGCGGCGACGGGGACGGTGACGACGGGGACGGAGACAGAGCGGGACCAGGACGCGCGCTCCTATACGAAATCGTCAGCGAGGAGACGGCGGAGGAACGGGTCGCCCGGCGGCGGCGTTAGTCCTCGATCGGCCGTTCTTCGAGGTCGAAGTCCAGGTTCGAGCCCTCCCAGAACTCGTCGTATGGCACGTCGAGGGTAATCTCGGTCGTCGCGGTTTCGTTCGCGCCGAGGACGAGATCGGTCGATCCCGCGACGGACCGGTTGCCGATCTGCCGGGAGACTGACACCCGGACGCCCCGTTGCCGGTCGGCCTTGTTCCACACCTGCATGTCGACGACAGTGGTGTTGTCACCGGCCCGTGTGTCCCAGGATGGGACCGAAAATCGGTTCGGCTCCGGCGTCTCGACCGACTGGCCGTCGCCGGCGTCCAGATCGCCGGCAGGGGACTGGGGCGTGGGCCGCGGAGTGTTCATACAGCCCGCGGTGAGGGCGGCGACCACCACGAGCGCACACAGGACATGTCGGCGATTCATAGAGGTCGGTCGACAGCGGCGGGGCATGAATCTTCTCTCTCGGACTCCCCGGGTTTTTGTCGCTGTGTTGCCTCCGACAAGCCGTGCTGACCAAGGACCTGCTCCGGGTGTCCCGGGCCGGCGGCGGCTACCAGCCCCGCTTCGCCGACGCCGACGACGAAGCGCTGTCGGCCCGCGTGATCGGCGTCTTTCAGGGCCACCTCGACCAGTCCCGCACGACTCTGGAGGACGCGCTCACCGACCTCGAACGCGAGGCCGACGACTTCAAACTGGTTCGGGGCTTCACGAAACTCCTCGAACGCGAGGCCACGTTCGAGACACGTGCGCCGGTCGACCCCGAGCGTGCCCGCAAAACCGCCTTCGAGGCTGCCACAGCGGTCGGTGTGGTTACCAGCGAGGAGCGCCAGCAGGCCCTCGCGACCGCGGCCGACCGCCTGGACTGTACCCCCGAGGAGGTCGAGACCTCGCTGTACGCAGACCGCGAGTGCGAGCAGGTCCTCGCCGATCTGCAGGCTCGCTGGGACCCCGCCGACCTCGTGACCCAGTACAACCTCTCGCTGGCCCAGACCGCGCTCTTCGACGCCACCGAGGTCCGGGTTCGATCGTCGGATCCCAAAACCGTCGTCTCGGCGGTCAAGCGACTCCGCCTGATGTACGAGATCAGGCGGACCGACGAGGGCCGGGAGGTGGTCGTGACGGGACCGGACGCCCTCTTCCGTGCGACTCGTCGCTACGGCACGCGCTTCGCCCGCCTGCTCCGGACGGTCGCCGGCACCGCCGAGTGGACCGTCTCCGCGACCGTCGACGACCGCGGGACCGACCGCGAGATGGTCCTGACCGACGCGGACGTGTCGGTGCCGGACGCCGAACCCGTGACCGAAATGACATTCGATAGCGGCGTCGAGGCCGATTTCGCCACCCGGTTCCAGTCGCTGGATCTGGACTGGGATCTCGTCCGGGAACCCGAACCGCTCGCGGCGGGTGCCCACGTCGTCATCCCCGATTTCGCCTTCGAGTACAAACACGCCGACTTCCGCGTGTTCTTCGAGATTATGGGGTTCTGGACGCCCGAGTACGTCGAGAAGAAACTCGACCGCCTGGCCGACCTCGAATCCGTCGAGTTGCTCGTCGCCGTCGACGAGAGCCTGGGGGTGGGCGAGGAGATCGAGGCCCGTGACCACCGCGCGATACCCTACTCCGGAACGGTCCGGATCAAGGACGTTCGGGACGCGCTCCGGCGCTACGAAGACGAACTCGCCGCCGACGCTGCCGCCGACCTCCCCGACGAACTCACACCCGACGAGGACGCGATCACCCTCGCCGAACTGGCCGACCGCCACGGCGTCAGCGAATCTGCCCTCGAAGGCAAGATTTTTTCAGAGCACGAGCGGGTGGGACGGACGCTGGTGCGGCCCGCGGTGCTGGAGACGCTTGAGAAAGAGATCGAGGAGGGAATGGCGCTGTCGGAAGCCGAGGGGATTCTGGAAGAGTGCGGTATCGACGACGCCAGTGCGGTCCTCTCGCGGCTGGGATATCGCGTAGAGTGGGAAGGGCTCGGCGGCGGCACCGTGAGAGAGAAGTAACGAAGCGGTTTTGCCCCGCTCGGCGAATGGGGCGGTATGCAGGACCTCACGGCGCACCACGTCGGACTCACGGTGTCGGATCTTGACCGGGCGGTCGCGTTCTACCGGGACACGCTCGGCCTCGAACTGCTGTCGCGGTTCTCGGTCGGTGGCGACGAGTTCGCGAGCGGCGTCGGCATTCCCGGAGCGTCCGCCGAC
This Halorientalis sp. IM1011 DNA region includes the following protein-coding sequences:
- a CDS encoding response regulator, yielding MRETQPVVLVVENNATRAELYELWLAECTVRIAVTKRQVAETFDDDVDVVVLAEEFGDGAAANVLELVRARGGYCEVVTTTADRNRSFPELDVDHHLAKPVFEDELRSLVDRLARRTRFRETVIEYYRRTTQLASAEVGATAGESDLPDRESLERRVRRLKERFERLRGAMDVDDIHAVLDTIRQTRGPSREPDGESKYAPNKCVNCGNEWGIGPGDNPARGYRRLGSYVWRCTDCGHVQMQTDPSHQRLAPYH
- a CDS encoding AMP-binding protein, with translation MTSESLADLDEVVHEPSQEFVESTNVWEFMQTHGIDDYEALIERTTTDIEGEPDSGVDWFWDELVDYLDIEFYEDYDTVRDDTDGPQFTDWYPGGELNLAHNVVDRHAAADNERRNKVATIWEGEDGEVREVTYHELHRQANQVANALEERDIGTGDTVGLYMPMVPEVVSILYGCFKAGAIAVPIFSGFGVDATATRLEDPECSVLFTGDGFLRRGDPVTLKETADEAIEQADTEVESVIVYDRLGADIPITDGRDEWWADAVATQSDEYDTKSLPSDQESMLLYSSGTTGKPKGIVHTHAGVQTQCAKELYFGFDLQPSDRFFWVSDIGWMMGPWTLIGNHTFGGTIFMYEGAPDHPEPDRFWEMIDRHSLTQFGISPTAIRALRKQGDEWVEGHDLSSLRLLGSTGEPWDPESWLWFHENVGGGDTPIINISGGTEICGCFLMPLPINDLKPCTLGGPGLGMDIDIVDATGESIKEDHERGYLVARDSCPSMTKSLWSGDERYLNEYWSRWDDLWNHGDWAQKDEDGFWFLHGRADDTLNVAGRKVGPAEVEGASMDHEAVNQAAAIGADDDTTGTAVVLYVIVEDGIEETDALREEIRTQVGEELGKPFRPREVLFVEEFPKTQSGKIIRRAVQATYEDEDLGDLSSIENPDALDAIEDAR
- the dnaJ gene encoding molecular chaperone DnaJ → MSEDFYDVLGVSRDASEDEIKQAYREKAREYHPDVSDDPNAEEKFKKAKTAKEVLTDEEKRQAYDRMGHERFEQAQKQGGFSGGGGARGQRGAGGDPFGQGGPFGDMGDIFEQFFGGGGGRGGARQGTDLRTDLSITLEEAASGVEKQLVITRPENCPDCHGDGHPPDSDSRTCPECEGRGQVTRVQQTPMGRVQQTTTCQRCGGEGTLYSETCDTCRGKGQVRNEVTLSVDVPAGIRDGQTLRMEGEGAPAEGGGPSGDLLIEVSIEDHPEFDREGDDLYHEYAISFPQAVFGDTVEVSTLDGAVELDVPKHTQSGEVFRLDGKGMPQLRGRGNGDMFVRVRVVTPDSLNDEQREALEAFAEAGGEEVDVEQGFFERLKNSF
- the dnaK gene encoding molecular chaperone DnaK produces the protein MASNKILGIDLGTTNSAFAVMEGDDPEIIVNSEGERTTPSIVAFTEDGEQLVGKPAKNQAVQNPENTIQSIKRHMGEDDYTVEMNGEEYTPEQVSAMTLQKIKRDAEEYLGDEIEKAVITVPAYFSDRQRQATKDAGEIAGFEVERIINEPTAASMAYGLDDESDQTVLVYDLGGGTFDVSILDLGGGVYEVVATNGDNDLGGDDWDEAIIDYLADEFESEHGIDLRDDRQALQRLTEAAEEAKIELSNRKETTVNLPFIAADDDGPKDLEQKITRAKFESLTEDLVERTVGPTEQALEDAGYAKGDIDEVLLVGGSTRMPMIQDKVEELTGQEPKKNVNPDEAVALGAAIQGGVLSGDVDDIVLLDVTPLSLGIEVKGGLFERLIEKNTTIPTEESKIFTTAADNQTSVQVRVFQGEREMAEENELLGEFQLTGIPPAPAGTPQIEVGFNIDENGIVNVEAEDKGSGNAESITIEGGAGLSDEQIEEMQEEAEEHAEEDQKRRDFVEARNEAESAIQRAEKLLDENEEEIDEELESDIEAEIDRVQEALDEYENVDSEELETASDALESATESLSEELQEIGKQMYQEQAQQAAGGAGPGGAGAAGAGPGAGAGPGPGGAGPGADGGDEEYVDADFEDVDESDDE
- a CDS encoding nucleotide exchange factor GrpE; amino-acid sequence: MSEQDASDTDDADESAPEDAADATPDEVSADETTADEWETLDDVAEDDDESDGTAEFEAGDDLLDRVESTDDEQLANEIASLRMRVDSLESEVQEREEEADELESKLARTKADFQNYKKRMKKRREEEKQRATEDLVERLLDVRDNLKRALEQDEDADIRDGIEATLRQFDEELRQENVEEIDPEPGEEVDPQRHEVLLRVESDQPAGTIAEVHRPGYEMAEKVIRAAQITVSEE